GTGATAATTGGAATTTACGAAGAATAAGTATATGAAGGAGATGGATACTCACGAGAGAGGCATATGATTTGAGTAAAGGCTTAACTAGCTGCCAAAATGGCTTGAATATGAAAGGAGCATCTACGAAGAGGACTTGACCCAATCGCCTCGGGTAGTAGCAGTAGAACGCATCAAACTGCAAGCATAAGACAATGTAAAGCAACTATCACGCTACTTGAAATATATTCAGATTAGAGCACAGGCAAATTTTAGCATATCATTAAATCACAAGTCAACATTATTAGAGATTTACCACAAATGTTAAGAATCTAAGATCAGCATTTTGCGTCTGAAACCCACGGagatcaattaaaataagcaCTTGCTGCTGCCCCTCGGGGAGTTTTCTTAGTGCCTTCTCAATCAAGAAAACACAGAGACTCTCGTCTTCATTAGGTTCGTACTCCTGTGTTGATGCATAAGACGAGCATCGCCACAAAGCTAGTTAGATTTTGAAGCAACAAAAGGCAGCAGGAAAGAAACTTCCATCTACACTCTAGATGGTAAACGAGGGCAGTCAAACACGGTATAACTCTTTgatgtgtttttcttttctttttttcaaatccACAATGTATATCAGAGAAAGATGTTCGACAAGTTTAGCTTGCATACCCCGGTAAATGCTTGGATGCTTCCACTATTAGCACTGGTCTGTTGTGTACATCAAGATAGTCGTGCAGACGCGCTTTTCCACTTTCCGCAACACGTTTCACTGATTCTTCCGACAATTCTGATACACGAAAATCCTTGCGCCAATTCTGTTCCAGGGAAGGACAGAAAGAGATTACTATTATGTACTTATATTCTCTAGTTTTTATGTTAAATACAaacattgatttttatttcgagagaaagaaaaagaagaaaagttaCTTACAATGGCTTTAGTCAATTTGGAAACGGTCTCTTCAACAGAAAACTTTCGATCTTTGAGGAACCAAAGAATCATTTCTTCATCATCTCGTCCGTATTTTCCCACTGGCAGATTGCTGTGTTGTTTTTCGAGCCTTGTTTTGACTTCAGCCACAAGCTACAACATTAAAGACCCAATCAACCATACGATTTCTTCGAATAATTACTATCAGATTGCTAATCATTCTAAACCATCAACTGGAGCATCTATACGAAAGCCTTAATGGGCTGAAGCTAAGATTAGAAAGTTTTTTTATGTTCAAGAATCACTACACGTTAGTTTGCTTAAAGTGCCAGTTGTTAGGATCTAAACGAACAAGTAATCACGACTATAACAAGACAAACACATGAATTGTTTATCCAGTTCGATCATATGATATGGCTGTGAGTGATGACAAATTGTCAAGCCACAGATTTCACTATAATTTTCGGATACAACTTACAACGAGAGAGCAGAGAGATAAAAACAATGAACTAACAGTTGGATCATTCACTTCCTTTCAAGCTTCATAATCAACAATTTATACTTCAATTAAGGCAATGCTTATCATAATTGCAATTGATAATAGAAATTATAAAGGTTCATTCTTTCCTTGAAATCCCCAACCACCCATtgcaaaaatcatgaaattcaaCCAAGGAGAGTTGTTACCATCAATGAAGCAAGGCGCGGAAGAGCTATCTAAATTGGAAAAAAGGAGCTCGGATTCTGCAGTTGGTTAACTAAGGCAATTACTATCCTAATGCAtttcatcaaatcaaatatccgaatctatataaatataatgctAATTCAATCAAGTAAAAGAGGCAACAAAATTGAGTACTTTACTAGCGTTTTCAGGGGGCGCCGAGCAACTGCGGATGCTGAGATTGAGAGCCTTCGAGGAGGATTTGTGGTGGCGAGAAGAAACGGCGGCGAAATTGTGAGCCAAAGAAGGCCGCAATCTCAGAGTGTGCGACATTTCATCGAACAGTTTGCAATCTCGGTCGTTCAGATAACTTGGGACTGAAATGCATCACGACTTTCATTTGCGATACGACGACGCTACACATATTACTACAAGAATGAATAATGTGAATATCccaccaaattaattattttaataattatattataaaaataaaatttactgctataattataaatgatcataattattaatacttctgatttttttcagtttttttatggataagccTATGGCCGAGTAGGAAGATAAACTCGTCTCATTCTTTATGAAGCCCAAATAGATAATGGGCTCTGCTGATCCAATATACTCTATACTCTTTATTATTGAGAAATCCATGTTTATacctttgatttttataatttttaaaatttttataaaattacaataacaTCTTTTAATATAATAGACTCGAACTAAatctatcaaataaaataaataatgctaAACGTATATCAAACTAAGATGATGCTCATATAAGGTATTCACATAAAATGTGTAGGATATCATTTCTTATAAGACTAAGATGATGCTTATATAAGGTATTCACATAAAATGTGTAGGATCTCATTTCTTATAAGTTATATAGTTggtgttaatttatttatataagatTAGATATGAATTCTTTCGTGGCTAAATCTCTTTGAAGTTGCGTTACATCGCTCTTTttactcctccgtccacttaaaatgaaacatttggaattcggcacatgattttatatagtgttgttttgtgagttaatgaagagagaaaaaagtaagagaaatgaaaaagtagagatggagttatttattttaggaagcgtttcattttaatggacataaaaaaaaaaacgttttatttttaatggacgagaggagtattatatataaaattataattta
The nucleotide sequence above comes from Salvia hispanica cultivar TCC Black 2014 chromosome 5, UniMelb_Shisp_WGS_1.0, whole genome shotgun sequence. Encoded proteins:
- the LOC125187688 gene encoding CRAL-TRIO domain-containing protein C3H8.02-like → MSHTLRLRPSLAHNFAAVSSRHHKSSSKALNLSIRSCSAPPENASKLVAEVKTRLEKQHSNLPVGKYGRDDEEMILWFLKDRKFSVEETVSKLTKAINWRKDFRVSELSEESVKRVAESGKARLHDYLDVHNRPVLIVEASKHLPGYYEPNEDESLCVFLIEKALRKLPEGQQQVLILIDLRGFQTQNADLRFLTFVFDAFYCYYPRRLGQVLFVDAPFIFKPFWQLVKPLLKSYASLVRFCSAKEVKEEYFTADTIPTSFR